The following proteins are co-located in the Malassezia restricta chromosome II, complete sequence genome:
- a CDS encoding adenylylsulfate kinase: protein MATNITFHPGNVTYDERSSLLNQKGMTIWFTGLSASGKSTVAVALEQHLLHLKKSAFRLDGDNIRFGLNKDLGFSPKDREENIRRISEVSLLFASSTAIAITSFISPYKADRDFARELHRKHNPELPFIEVFVDTSVEECAKRDPKGLYKKAFSGEIKEFTGVSAPYEAPENPEIHIDGAKSSVEDSVKTIMDFLLSKKYIC, encoded by the exons ATGGCAACGAATATCACTTTTCACCCCGGCAATGTCACTTATGATGAGCGCAGCAGTCTTTTGAATCAAAAGGGTATGACGATTTGGTTTACTGGTCTATCTGCTTCTGGCAAATCCACTGTGGCTGTGGCTTTAGAACAGCACCTGCTGCATCTGAAAAAGTCTGCCTTCCGTCTGGATGGTGACAACATTCGCTTTGGCCTCAATAAGGACCTCGGATTCTCACCTAAGGATCGCGAAGAAAACATTCGTCGCATTTCTGAAGTATCGCTTCTTttcgcctcgtcgacggccATCGCTATTACGTCGTTCATCTCACCGTACAAGGCAGATCGTGACTTTGCACGCGAGTTGCACCGGAAGCACAATCCTGAACTACCGTTCATTGAAGTATTCGTGGATACAAGCGTAGAAGAATGTGCGAAGCGCGACCCCAAAGGCTTGTATAAAAAGGCTTTTAGTGGCGAAATCAAAG AGTTCACCGGCGTATCGGCTCCTTACGAAGCGCCGGAAAATCCTGAGATTCACATTGATGGTGCGAAGTCCTCTGTTGAGGACAGCGTAAAAACCATCATGGACTTCTTGCTGTCCAAGAAGTACATCTGTTAA